In Nocardia asteroides, a single genomic region encodes these proteins:
- a CDS encoding alpha/beta hydrolase, which yields MIATTAVLGGLLSGLGASTATADPIMDQKALLGNPVAPDGSKIVKAEYKDDRNLRLHVYSAAMDENILIDVQRPADTSEPRPTLYLLNGAGGGEDDASWQAKTDALQFLSDKNVNVIQPIGGKWSYYTDWIADDPVLGRNKWKTFFTEELPPLVDGALGTNGTNAIAGLSTSGTTVLALPIAKPGLYKAAAAYSGCAMTSDPVGSEFVRLTVEVWGGGDTLNMWGPEGSPEWAANDPYVNAERLRGTELYLSTGSGLPGRHDTLDGPYALPGSSGLANQLVVGGVIEAGTNYCTHNLATKLKDLDIPATVNFRPDGTHSWGYWRDELPASWPTLARGLGL from the coding sequence ATGATCGCGACGACGGCGGTGCTCGGCGGCCTGCTGTCCGGTCTCGGCGCATCGACGGCGACGGCCGACCCGATCATGGATCAGAAGGCCCTGCTCGGTAACCCGGTCGCGCCGGACGGCTCGAAGATCGTCAAGGCCGAGTACAAGGATGACCGCAACCTGCGGCTGCACGTGTACTCCGCCGCCATGGACGAGAACATCCTGATCGATGTGCAGCGGCCCGCCGACACCTCCGAGCCGCGCCCGACGCTCTACCTGCTCAACGGCGCGGGCGGCGGCGAGGACGACGCCTCCTGGCAGGCCAAGACCGACGCGCTGCAGTTCCTCTCGGACAAGAACGTGAACGTCATCCAGCCCATCGGCGGCAAGTGGAGCTACTACACCGACTGGATCGCCGACGACCCGGTCCTTGGCCGCAACAAGTGGAAGACCTTCTTCACCGAGGAGCTGCCCCCGCTGGTCGACGGCGCGCTCGGCACCAACGGCACGAACGCCATCGCCGGGCTCTCCACCTCGGGCACCACGGTGCTCGCGCTGCCGATCGCCAAGCCGGGGCTGTACAAGGCGGCGGCCGCCTACAGCGGCTGCGCCATGACCAGTGACCCGGTCGGCTCGGAGTTCGTCCGGCTCACCGTCGAGGTCTGGGGCGGCGGCGACACCCTGAACATGTGGGGCCCGGAGGGCAGCCCCGAGTGGGCCGCCAACGACCCGTACGTGAACGCCGAGCGGCTGCGCGGCACCGAGCTCTACCTCTCCACCGGCAGCGGCCTGCCCGGCAGGCACGACACCCTGGACGGCCCCTACGCGCTCCCCGGCTCGTCGGGGCTGGCCAACCAGCTCGTCGTCGGCGGCGTCATCGAGGCGGGCACCAACTACTGCACGCACAACCTGGCGACCAAGCTGAAGGATCTGGACATCCCGGCCACGGTCAACTTCCGCCCGGACGGCACCCACTCCTGGGGTTACTGGCGCGATGAGCTGCCCGCCTCCTGGCCGACCCTGGCCCGCGGCCTCGGGCTGTAG
- a CDS encoding TetR/AcrR family transcriptional regulator, whose protein sequence is MNESRRSERARTAILTATGELIAELPYPRLTIEAIAARAGVGKQTIYRWWPSKGAVVLDALLERDAAAALPDTGDLRADLRPLLRGAVGALTDPVHDGFLRAMYVEIQQDAGLAREYRERLLHPQRAAVAARLAGALPADADVELAVDLLLGPIQMRWSLGLGGLTEEYADAVLAAALTALLPT, encoded by the coding sequence GTGAACGAATCCCGGCGTAGCGAGCGCGCCCGCACCGCGATCCTCACCGCGACCGGCGAACTCATCGCCGAGCTGCCCTACCCGCGGCTGACCATCGAGGCCATCGCCGCGCGCGCGGGCGTCGGCAAGCAGACGATCTACCGGTGGTGGCCGTCCAAGGGCGCGGTGGTGCTGGACGCGCTGCTGGAGCGGGACGCGGCCGCGGCGCTGCCCGACACCGGCGATCTCCGCGCCGACCTGCGGCCGCTGCTGCGCGGCGCGGTCGGCGCGCTCACCGACCCGGTGCACGACGGATTCCTGCGCGCCATGTACGTGGAGATCCAGCAGGACGCCGGGCTGGCGCGCGAGTACCGGGAGCGGCTGCTGCACCCCCAGCGCGCCGCCGTCGCCGCCAGGCTGGCCGGCGCGCTGCCCGCCGATGCGGATGTCGAGCTGGCGGTGGACCTGCTGCTCGGGCCGATCCAGATGCGCTGGTCGCTCGGGCTCGGCGGGCTCACCGAGGAGTACGCCGACGCCGTGCTCGCGGCGGCGCTGACCGCCCTGCTGCCGACATAG
- a CDS encoding SDR family NAD(P)-dependent oxidoreductase: protein MTRTWFITGANRGLGRAFTEAALGAGDRVVATARDPRRMPIEHERLIVLPLDVRDRAAVLSAADTAVERAGHVDIVVNNAGYGLVGAVEELSEEQLRDQLEVNFFGALWVSQAFAPHLRARGSGHIVQISTVGAAGSLPLFGAYNAGKWALEGFSAALADELRPFGVHVTLAQLGGFATDWAGSSMRFGTRIPAYDNWREQIFGSTDYPAEPASAIPEPATTPDSAEPAATSDSAEHAHTAPEPVEYADAAPELAARALLDLVAEPNPPLRRIIGPGAHQMVTAALDQRRADYARDPEFHWPTGQ, encoded by the coding sequence ATGACGCGAACCTGGTTCATCACCGGTGCCAACCGCGGCCTCGGCCGCGCCTTCACCGAGGCGGCGCTCGGCGCGGGGGATCGCGTCGTCGCCACCGCGCGGGATCCGCGCCGCATGCCGATCGAGCACGAGCGGCTGATCGTCCTTCCGCTCGACGTCAGGGACCGGGCGGCGGTGCTGAGCGCGGCCGATACCGCCGTCGAGCGGGCGGGCCACGTCGACATCGTCGTCAACAACGCCGGGTACGGCCTGGTCGGCGCGGTGGAGGAGCTGTCGGAGGAGCAGCTGCGGGATCAGCTGGAGGTCAACTTCTTCGGCGCGCTCTGGGTCTCCCAGGCGTTCGCGCCGCACCTGCGGGCGCGGGGCAGCGGGCACATCGTGCAGATCTCCACCGTCGGCGCGGCGGGCAGCCTGCCGCTTTTCGGCGCGTACAACGCGGGCAAGTGGGCGCTGGAGGGGTTCAGTGCCGCGCTCGCCGACGAGCTGCGCCCGTTCGGCGTCCACGTCACGCTGGCCCAGCTCGGCGGTTTCGCCACCGACTGGGCGGGCTCCAGCATGCGCTTCGGCACCCGAATCCCCGCCTACGACAACTGGCGCGAACAGATTTTCGGCAGTACGGACTACCCGGCCGAACCCGCCTCCGCCATCCCCGAACCCGCCACCACCCCGGACTCGGCCGAACCCGCCGCTACCTCGGACTCCGCCGAGCACGCCCACACCGCACCCGAACCGGTCGAATATGCCGACGCCGCACCGGAACTCGCCGCCCGCGCCCTGCTCGACCTCGTCGCCGAGCCGAACCCGCCGCTGCGCCGGATCATCGGCCCCGGCGCTCACCAGATGGTCACCGCGGCACTCGACCAGCGCCGCGCCGACTACGCCCGCGACCCCGAATTCCACTGGCCGACAGGTCAATGA
- a CDS encoding enoyl-CoA hydratase-related protein translates to MSNPDSVETAAPAGFSAVRDGKILRVTITKPKRKNAIDFDTMVALGDIFVAAADDRSVRAIVLTGEGSDFCTGADLSASGAETQRGITPDQVMDTANRLVRAIVAVPVPVIVRIRGAAAGVGVGIALAADLVYASEDSYLLLAFINIGLMPDGGAAALVAAAAGRPFAAKLALLGERLPAREAHAAGLFTEVLDDASLDAAVEAAAAKVAAGPRRALELTKQALNAATLTALEATLAAEKSGQIELLQSADFVEGATAMLTKRKPVFAD, encoded by the coding sequence ATGAGCAACCCCGATTCCGTCGAGACGGCGGCTCCGGCCGGATTCTCGGCCGTGCGCGACGGCAAGATCCTGCGCGTCACCATCACGAAACCCAAGCGCAAGAACGCGATCGACTTCGACACCATGGTCGCGCTCGGGGACATTTTCGTCGCCGCCGCCGACGACCGCTCGGTGCGCGCGATCGTGCTGACCGGCGAGGGGAGCGACTTCTGCACCGGGGCCGATCTGTCGGCCTCCGGCGCCGAGACGCAGCGCGGGATCACCCCGGACCAGGTGATGGATACCGCGAACCGGCTGGTGCGGGCGATCGTCGCGGTGCCGGTGCCGGTGATCGTGCGGATCAGGGGCGCGGCGGCCGGGGTCGGGGTGGGGATCGCGCTCGCCGCGGATCTGGTCTACGCGAGTGAGGATTCCTACCTGCTGCTGGCGTTCATCAATATCGGGCTGATGCCGGACGGCGGCGCGGCGGCGCTCGTCGCGGCCGCCGCGGGGCGTCCGTTCGCCGCGAAGCTGGCGCTGCTCGGCGAGCGGCTGCCCGCCCGCGAGGCGCACGCGGCGGGACTCTTCACCGAGGTGCTCGATGATGCCTCGCTCGACGCGGCGGTGGAGGCCGCGGCGGCGAAGGTCGCCGCCGGGCCGCGGCGGGCGCTGGAGCTCACCAAGCAGGCGCTGAACGCCGCCACCCTGACCGCGCTGGAGGCCACGCTCGCCGCGGAGAAGTCCGGGCAGATCGAGCTGCTGCAGTCGGCGGACTTCGTCGAGGGGGCGACGGCCATGCTGACCAAGCGGAAGCCGGTCTTCGCGGACTGA